From a single Micromonospora pallida genomic region:
- a CDS encoding glycosyltransferase family 2 protein: protein MQVPDVSVVVPVYDTMPYLRACLASLLGQTIGRRRMEVVAVDDGSTDGGGRLLDQFAARYPDTVRVRHQANSGGPAHPCNRGLELARGRYIFFVGSDDRLGPEALERLVTAADRYDSDVVLGRAVGVNSRHMFQEIFAESRVDVDLFDSALPWSLANIKLFRRDLVERHHLRFPEDMPILSDQPFTLEACYRARRISVLADYDYYHAVRRLDAGNITYRSRLEQRLRCVELLVDRVADLIPAGKQRNAVLRRHFGLEVAHLVGDDLRRLDRPTQERVYRVVRRLVDRYLTDDLRDRLDIEARLRLAAVADGGLADLLAVIEQDAERGVPPTVVTGGRWHAGYPGVGLPAWTDVTRVHADWLARLDAVAVTWAGTRSLTVTAHSPHPDLASAVGGPLTVRAGRIVGDTLDVTASGRGSLVRVRFPVERLLAGSVATGQRHPLRVEVAGTAGRGAAALRAPGLAPSRPRIRRHGTRLYAVTTGLDGRTGQLVLAVVPVTAARLAARLRRRGR, encoded by the coding sequence GTGCAGGTGCCCGACGTCAGCGTCGTCGTCCCGGTCTACGACACCATGCCGTACCTGCGGGCGTGTCTGGCGTCGCTGCTCGGGCAGACGATCGGCCGCCGGCGGATGGAGGTCGTCGCGGTGGACGACGGCTCCACCGACGGTGGCGGGCGACTGCTGGACCAGTTCGCCGCGCGGTACCCGGACACGGTGCGGGTGCGCCACCAGGCCAACTCCGGAGGCCCGGCGCACCCCTGCAACCGGGGGCTGGAGCTGGCCCGGGGACGGTACATCTTCTTCGTCGGCTCCGACGACCGCCTCGGCCCGGAGGCCCTGGAACGCCTGGTCACGGCGGCCGACCGGTACGACTCGGACGTGGTGCTCGGTCGGGCGGTCGGGGTCAACAGCCGGCACATGTTCCAGGAGATCTTCGCCGAGAGCCGGGTCGACGTGGACCTGTTCGACTCGGCGCTGCCCTGGTCGCTGGCGAACATCAAGCTGTTCCGCCGGGACCTGGTCGAACGCCACCACCTGCGGTTCCCCGAGGACATGCCGATCCTCAGCGACCAGCCGTTCACCCTCGAGGCGTGCTACCGGGCGCGACGGATCTCGGTGCTCGCCGACTACGACTACTACCACGCGGTACGCCGCCTCGACGCCGGCAACATCACCTACCGCAGCCGGCTCGAGCAGCGGCTGCGCTGCGTGGAGTTGCTGGTCGACCGGGTGGCCGACCTGATCCCGGCGGGCAAACAGCGCAACGCGGTGCTGCGGCGGCACTTCGGCCTGGAGGTGGCCCACCTGGTCGGCGACGACCTGCGTCGGCTCGACCGGCCGACCCAGGAGCGGGTGTACCGGGTGGTCCGGCGGCTGGTCGACCGCTACCTCACCGACGACCTGCGTGACCGGCTCGACATCGAGGCCCGGCTGCGGCTGGCCGCCGTCGCCGACGGTGGGCTGGCCGATCTGCTCGCCGTGATCGAGCAGGACGCCGAGCGGGGCGTGCCACCGACCGTCGTGACCGGGGGGCGCTGGCACGCCGGCTACCCGGGGGTGGGGCTGCCCGCGTGGACCGACGTGACCAGGGTCCACGCCGACTGGCTGGCCCGCCTGGACGCCGTCGCGGTGACCTGGGCGGGCACCCGGAGCCTGACCGTCACCGCCCACAGCCCGCACCCCGACCTGGCGTCGGCCGTCGGTGGGCCGCTGACCGTCCGCGCCGGCCGGATCGTCGGCGACACCCTCGACGTCACCGCCAGCGGGCGGGGCAGCCTGGTGCGGGTCCGCTTCCCGGTGGAGCGGCTGCTGGCCGGCAGCGTCGCCACCGGGCAACGACACCCGCTACGGGTCGAGGTCGCCGGGACGGCCGGCCGGGGGGCCGCCGCGCTGCGCGCCCCCGGGCTGGCGCCGTCCCGGCCCCGGATCCGCCGGCACGGCACCCGGCTGTACGCGGTCACCACCGGCCTCGACGGCCGGACCGGTCAACTCGTGCTGGCGGTGGTGCCGGTGACCGCCGCCCGGCTGGCCGCCCGACTACGCCGACGCGGCCGGTAA
- the smpB gene encoding SsrA-binding protein SmpB, whose product MEAATARERGRTLIASNKKARHDYTILKTYEAGIVLVGTEVKSLRAGRASLVDAFAQERDGEILLYGLHIAEYGFGTWTNHAPRRTRKLLLHRVEIARILEKLRDGGATLVPLSMYFENGWAKVELALARGKKSYDKRQTLAERDANREIARELGRRLKGQRRGQRTT is encoded by the coding sequence GTGGAGGCGGCCACGGCCAGGGAGCGGGGACGCACGCTCATCGCGTCCAACAAGAAGGCACGGCACGACTACACGATCCTCAAGACGTACGAGGCGGGCATCGTGCTGGTCGGCACGGAGGTCAAGTCGCTACGGGCCGGGCGGGCGTCGCTGGTCGACGCGTTCGCCCAGGAACGCGACGGCGAGATCCTGCTGTACGGGCTGCACATCGCCGAGTACGGCTTCGGCACGTGGACCAACCACGCGCCCCGCCGTACCCGCAAGCTGCTGCTGCACCGGGTGGAGATCGCCCGGATCCTGGAGAAGCTGCGCGACGGCGGGGCGACGCTGGTGCCGCTGTCGATGTACTTCGAGAACGGCTGGGCCAAGGTCGAGCTGGCGCTGGCGCGCGGCAAGAAGTCGTACGACAAGCGGCAGACCCTCGCCGAGCGGGACGCCAACCGCGAGATCGCCCGTGAGCTGGGCCGACGCCTCAAGGGGCAGCGCCGGGGCCAGCGGACCACCTGA
- a CDS encoding RNA polymerase sigma factor, with translation MAADHALSSVGAPVSPGDGPPQEGSAAEAEKIRFCVANRERLRRFAAKWLAICGVPGSRLSDEDVAQHAIAEVLGRWSTVRQPERYGFTVARRYIYQARREDARFTGSLPTDPDAEPAGPHTVLDQMACRAPWVSVAKLPDPVQAYNERELADEINAAMQSAGLSGMQREAIEWTFRKDRSRAEMAGCLGMAENTVSSHLHRAKTKLKPVLEALGRAALVLLVLLGLLAGGVGTAVAVAQVLEDPSWAALPTAALLIKAVIDLWIQAENDLRPRAAVSRRGQPRRPSGRPGSIRLGRPRRHW, from the coding sequence GTGGCTGCTGACCATGCGCTTTCGTCCGTTGGTGCTCCGGTGTCGCCGGGCGACGGCCCCCCACAGGAGGGGTCTGCTGCGGAGGCCGAGAAGATCAGATTCTGTGTGGCCAACCGGGAACGGCTGCGCCGCTTCGCGGCCAAATGGCTGGCCATCTGCGGTGTGCCGGGGTCGCGGCTGTCGGACGAGGATGTCGCGCAGCACGCCATCGCCGAGGTCCTCGGCCGGTGGTCGACCGTCCGCCAGCCGGAGCGCTACGGCTTCACCGTGGCGCGCCGCTACATCTACCAGGCCCGGCGAGAAGACGCCCGGTTCACCGGCTCGCTACCTACCGATCCCGATGCCGAGCCGGCTGGGCCGCACACCGTGCTGGACCAGATGGCGTGCCGGGCACCGTGGGTCTCCGTCGCCAAGCTGCCCGACCCGGTGCAGGCGTACAACGAGCGTGAACTCGCCGACGAGATCAATGCGGCGATGCAGAGCGCCGGGCTGAGCGGTATGCAACGCGAGGCGATTGAGTGGACCTTCCGGAAAGACCGGTCCCGTGCGGAGATGGCCGGGTGCCTTGGCATGGCGGAGAACACCGTCTCCTCCCACCTGCATCGAGCCAAGACCAAGCTCAAGCCGGTACTGGAGGCCCTTGGTAGGGCGGCCCTCGTGTTGCTGGTGCTGCTCGGCCTCCTCGCCGGCGGCGTCGGCACTGCCGTCGCGGTAGCCCAAGTGCTGGAGGATCCGAGTTGGGCTGCCTTGCCGACGGCGGCGTTGCTGATCAAGGCGGTGATCGACTTGTGGATTCAGGCTGAGAATGATCTGCGGCCGAGGGCGGCGGTGTCTCGTCGTGGCCAACCAAGACGTCCTAGCGGTCGGCCCGGATCCATTCGGCTCGGACGGCCTCGTCGGCACTGGTGA
- a CDS encoding DUF6510 family protein, with the protein MTDMSYQDGNVLDGPLRELFAVDLSGATGRCASCGRTGPMAGLHVFSHAPGLVARCPACEAVMLRLVRGPDRAWLDLHGATFVEVPMPAEPYLPPR; encoded by the coding sequence ATGACCGACATGTCCTATCAGGACGGCAACGTGCTGGACGGGCCGCTGCGCGAGCTGTTCGCCGTCGACCTGAGCGGCGCGACCGGCCGGTGCGCGTCGTGCGGACGGACCGGTCCGATGGCCGGACTGCACGTGTTCAGCCACGCGCCCGGCCTGGTGGCCCGCTGCCCGGCCTGCGAGGCGGTGATGCTGCGGCTGGTCCGGGGCCCGGACCGGGCCTGGCTGGACCTGCACGGGGCCACCTTCGTCGAGGTGCCGATGCCGGCGGAGCCGTACCTGCCTCCACGCTGA
- a CDS encoding ferredoxin reductase, translating to MTTPDGGRGPLTWRVARLVERRVETPTAQTLVLDVPGWPGHLPGQHVDVRLTAEDGYQAARAYSLAAPVDGSRIELTVQRFPDGEVSPYLTDVYAEGDPVEVRGPVGGWFVWRTDQTAPVLLVAGGSGVVPLMAMVRARRAAGNRTPFRLVYSVRAPDDVVYADELRRRARDDGGLDVAYVYTRRAPDGWRGEPHRIGLADVNRHGWPADLAPLCYVCGPTGFVETVADLLVGLGHPTRRVRTERFGPTG from the coding sequence GTGACCACCCCCGATGGCGGGCGCGGCCCGCTGACCTGGCGGGTGGCCCGGCTCGTCGAACGCCGGGTGGAGACACCGACCGCGCAGACCCTGGTCCTCGACGTGCCCGGCTGGCCGGGGCACCTGCCCGGCCAGCACGTGGACGTCCGGCTCACCGCCGAGGACGGCTACCAGGCCGCTCGGGCGTACTCGCTGGCCGCCCCGGTGGACGGCAGCCGGATCGAGCTGACCGTGCAGCGGTTCCCCGACGGTGAGGTGTCGCCGTACCTGACCGACGTGTACGCCGAGGGCGACCCGGTCGAGGTGCGCGGCCCGGTGGGCGGCTGGTTCGTCTGGCGTACCGACCAGACGGCGCCGGTGCTGCTGGTGGCCGGCGGGTCCGGGGTGGTGCCGTTGATGGCGATGGTCCGGGCCCGCCGCGCGGCCGGCAACCGGACGCCGTTCCGGCTGGTCTACTCGGTGCGGGCCCCGGACGACGTCGTCTACGCCGACGAGCTGCGCCGCCGGGCCCGCGACGACGGAGGCCTGGACGTCGCGTACGTCTACACCCGGCGGGCCCCGGACGGCTGGCGGGGGGAGCCGCACCGGATCGGCCTGGCCGACGTGAACCGCCACGGCTGGCCGGCCGACCTGGCGCCGCTCTGTTACGTCTGCGGGCCCACCGGGTTCGTGGAGACGGTGGCCGACCTGCTGGTGGGGCTGGGCCACCCGACCCGCCGGGTCCGCACCGAGCGGTTCGGCCCGACGGGATGA
- a CDS encoding sulfite oxidase-like oxidoreductase: MSPGFRGRRRSTAPDLPPGQYLTTDFPVLSAGPTPKVPVDRWEFVISTEAGAEYRWTWDELMGLPQETPTVDIHCVTRWSKLGTRWQGVSLDTLLAGIDTDARYALAHSYGGYTTNLPLTDLREGRAWVAHRFDDAPLAPEHGGPARLLVPHLYFWKSAKWVRGIRLLVDDTPGFWETGGYHDYGDPWREQRYQGD; this comes from the coding sequence GTGTCTCCCGGCTTCCGGGGGCGGCGTCGCTCGACCGCCCCGGACCTGCCGCCCGGCCAGTACCTGACCACCGACTTCCCGGTGCTCTCCGCCGGTCCGACGCCGAAGGTGCCGGTGGACCGCTGGGAGTTCGTGATCAGCACCGAGGCCGGTGCCGAGTACCGGTGGACCTGGGACGAGCTGATGGGCCTGCCGCAGGAGACGCCGACGGTGGACATCCACTGCGTGACCCGCTGGTCCAAGCTCGGCACCCGCTGGCAGGGCGTCTCGCTGGACACCCTGTTGGCCGGGATCGACACCGACGCCCGGTACGCGCTGGCCCACTCGTACGGCGGCTACACCACCAACCTGCCCCTGACCGACCTGCGCGAGGGGCGGGCCTGGGTGGCGCACCGCTTCGACGACGCCCCGCTGGCCCCCGAGCACGGCGGCCCGGCCCGGCTGCTTGTCCCGCACCTGTACTTCTGGAAGTCGGCCAAGTGGGTGCGGGGCATCCGGCTGCTCGTCGACGACACGCCGGGCTTCTGGGAGACTGGCGGCTACCACGACTACGGCGACCCGTGGCGTGAGCAGCGCTACCAGGGCGACTGA
- the mtnA gene encoding S-methyl-5-thioribose-1-phosphate isomerase gives MRTIDWRDGRIVAIDQTRLPHHVEFLEIDTVEELIAAIRSLAIRGAPAIGVAGALGVALAARLHPDDPAALHAATDAIRAARPTAVNLAWGVDRVRARLDADGAEAALAEALTVLEEDARCCRELSERGARWLVETVGPKVAVQTHCNAGALATVEWGTALGVVRSLQQHGALGHVYASETRPLLQGARLTVWELAQIGAAHTLVVDSAAASVLAQGLVDAVVVGADRITANGDVINKVGTYPLALAAARAGVPMVVAAPESTVDLATPSGRDVTIEVRAAEEITALGAAALAPQGTETLNYAFDITPADLVTAIVTERRVILPGAGGRPDDPIDRS, from the coding sequence ATGCGCACCATCGACTGGCGGGATGGTCGGATCGTAGCGATCGACCAGACCCGACTTCCGCACCACGTCGAGTTCCTGGAGATCGACACGGTCGAGGAGCTGATCGCGGCGATCCGCTCGCTGGCGATCCGGGGCGCGCCCGCGATCGGCGTCGCCGGGGCCCTCGGGGTGGCGCTCGCCGCCCGCCTGCACCCGGACGACCCGGCCGCGCTGCACGCGGCGACCGACGCGATCCGGGCGGCCCGGCCGACCGCGGTGAACCTCGCCTGGGGCGTGGACCGGGTCCGGGCCCGGCTGGACGCCGACGGCGCGGAGGCGGCCCTCGCCGAGGCGCTGACCGTGCTGGAGGAGGACGCCCGCTGCTGCCGGGAACTCAGCGAGCGCGGCGCGCGCTGGCTGGTCGAGACGGTCGGGCCGAAGGTGGCGGTGCAGACCCACTGCAACGCCGGTGCGTTGGCCACCGTCGAGTGGGGCACCGCGCTCGGCGTGGTGCGCTCCCTCCAGCAGCACGGCGCGCTGGGCCACGTGTACGCCTCGGAGACCCGTCCCCTGCTCCAGGGGGCACGGCTGACCGTGTGGGAGCTGGCGCAGATCGGCGCGGCGCACACCCTGGTGGTGGACTCCGCCGCCGCGTCCGTACTGGCGCAGGGGCTGGTCGACGCGGTCGTGGTGGGCGCGGACCGGATCACCGCCAACGGTGACGTGATCAACAAGGTGGGGACGTATCCGCTGGCCCTGGCGGCGGCCCGGGCCGGAGTGCCGATGGTGGTCGCCGCGCCGGAGTCGACCGTGGACCTCGCCACGCCGTCCGGGCGGGACGTCACCATCGAGGTCCGCGCCGCCGAGGAGATCACCGCCCTCGGCGCGGCGGCGCTGGCCCCGCAGGGCACCGAGACGCTCAACTACGCCTTCGACATCACCCCGGCCGACCTGGTCACCGCGATCGTCACCGAGCGCCGGGTCATCCTGCCGGGCGCCGGTGGCCGCCCCGACGACCCGATCGACCGGAGCTGA
- a CDS encoding bifunctional aldolase/short-chain dehydrogenase, protein MLNRWSAVDAPDRSDPVAQLVYASRLLGADTDLVLHGGGNTSVKTTVTDLTGESVEVLHVKGSGSDLATMGASGFTALRLARLRALLRLERLRDSEMMNELRCARLDATAPDPSVESLLHALLPHPAVLHSHADALLTLTNQPEGRRLVEEVYGDRVVVVPYVMPGFDLARLCAELFPAQSHPGTVGMVLLNHGLFTFGADAEEAYRRHIELVGLAEERLSRPAARVAAPAGPVSVDRVRLARLRQEISEVAGAPMVLSRYDDPTVRAFLDRPDLAAIATRGPVTPDHVLRTKRVPLVGTDVAGYAKEYQQYVDEHRERARTTLTVLDPAPRVLLDPELGLLTAGRRAADARIAQDIYRHTIDVIEAAEAIGGYQALPAGDIFDVEYWELEQAKLRRGGPAPEFTGEVAVVTGAASGIGRACAAALQARGACVVALDRDPSVTEPGGLARLGLQVDVTDRAAMDAALDTAVDHFGGVDIVVAAAGIFPASQEIAGLDPEAWQRTMAVNAESVAHLFARTHPLLALAPRGGRVVVVASRNAVAPGPGAVSYSASKAAVVQVARVAALEWASDGIRVNVVHPDAVFDTGLWSPEVLEGRARHYGLTVAEYKRRNLLGTEITSARVADLTAALCGDAFAATTGAQVPVDGGNERVI, encoded by the coding sequence ATGCTCAACCGCTGGTCCGCCGTCGACGCCCCGGACCGGTCCGACCCGGTCGCGCAGCTCGTGTACGCCTCCCGGCTGCTCGGCGCCGACACCGACCTGGTGCTGCACGGCGGCGGCAACACCTCGGTCAAGACGACGGTCACCGACCTCACCGGGGAGTCGGTGGAGGTGCTGCACGTCAAGGGCAGCGGCTCGGACCTGGCCACCATGGGCGCCTCCGGCTTCACCGCGCTGCGGCTGGCCCGGCTGCGGGCGCTGCTGCGCCTGGAGCGGCTGCGGGACAGCGAGATGATGAACGAGCTGCGCTGCGCCCGCCTCGACGCGACCGCGCCGGACCCGAGCGTCGAGTCGCTGCTGCACGCGCTGCTGCCGCACCCGGCGGTGCTGCACAGCCACGCCGACGCGCTGCTCACCCTGACCAACCAGCCCGAGGGCCGTCGGCTGGTGGAAGAGGTCTACGGCGACCGGGTGGTCGTCGTCCCGTACGTGATGCCCGGTTTCGACCTCGCCCGGCTCTGCGCGGAACTCTTCCCGGCGCAGTCCCATCCGGGGACCGTCGGCATGGTCCTGCTCAACCACGGCCTGTTCACCTTCGGCGCGGACGCCGAGGAGGCGTACCGCCGGCACATCGAGCTGGTCGGCCTGGCGGAGGAGCGGCTGTCCCGGCCGGCGGCCCGGGTCGCCGCGCCGGCCGGGCCGGTGTCGGTCGACCGGGTCCGGCTGGCCCGGCTGCGCCAGGAGATCTCCGAGGTCGCCGGGGCCCCGATGGTGCTCAGCCGGTACGACGACCCGACGGTCCGGGCGTTCCTGGACCGTCCCGACCTGGCGGCAATCGCCACCCGTGGCCCGGTCACCCCGGACCACGTGCTGCGGACCAAGCGCGTCCCGCTGGTCGGTACCGACGTGGCCGGGTACGCCAAGGAGTACCAGCAGTACGTCGATGAGCACCGGGAGCGGGCCCGCACGACGCTGACCGTGCTCGACCCCGCCCCCCGGGTGCTCCTCGACCCCGAACTGGGCCTGCTCACCGCCGGCCGGCGGGCGGCCGACGCCCGGATCGCCCAGGACATCTACCGGCACACCATCGACGTCATCGAGGCGGCCGAGGCGATCGGCGGCTACCAGGCGCTGCCGGCCGGCGACATCTTCGACGTCGAGTACTGGGAACTCGAGCAGGCGAAGCTGCGGCGCGGCGGCCCGGCGCCGGAGTTCACCGGTGAGGTGGCAGTGGTGACCGGGGCGGCCTCCGGCATCGGTCGGGCCTGCGCCGCCGCCCTCCAGGCCCGGGGGGCGTGCGTCGTCGCGCTGGACCGGGACCCCTCGGTCACCGAGCCCGGCGGGCTGGCCCGGCTCGGCCTCCAGGTCGACGTGACCGACCGGGCGGCGATGGACGCTGCGCTCGACACGGCGGTGGACCACTTCGGCGGGGTGGACATCGTCGTCGCCGCCGCCGGAATCTTCCCGGCCAGCCAGGAGATCGCCGGCCTGGACCCGGAGGCGTGGCAACGGACGATGGCGGTGAACGCGGAGTCGGTGGCGCACCTGTTCGCCCGGACCCACCCGCTGCTGGCCCTGGCTCCCCGGGGCGGTCGGGTCGTGGTGGTCGCCTCGCGCAACGCGGTGGCCCCCGGCCCCGGTGCGGTCTCCTACTCCGCCTCCAAGGCGGCAGTGGTGCAGGTGGCCCGGGTGGCCGCGTTGGAGTGGGCGTCGGACGGCATCCGGGTCAACGTCGTGCACCCCGACGCGGTCTTCGACACCGGGCTGTGGAGCCCGGAGGTGCTCGAGGGCCGGGCCCGGCACTACGGGCTGACCGTGGCGGAGTACAAGCGACGGAACCTGCTCGGTACGGAGATCACCAGCGCCCGGGTCGCCGACCTGACCGCCGCGCTGTGCGGCGACGCGTTCGCCGCCACCACCGGGGCGCAGGTCCCCGTCGACGGCGGCAACGAGCGGGTGATCTGA
- a CDS encoding TerC/Alx family metal homeostasis membrane protein — protein MSDVMYLSAGLSSVGTPTLWAVTIVGVLVLLVLDFVVTRRPHEVTMREALGWSAFYVALPLAFGGWVWAQYGSKQGVEYLTGYLVEKSLSVDNLFVFMLLLAAFAVPSALAQRVLLYGIAGALVLRGVFIALGAAALQTLDFAFLLFAIILIATAAKLLRDALSGHEQEVDIATMRSVRLLRKFMPVTDEYHGPRMTVRQHGRRALTPMALVVVAVLATDVVFAVDSVPAVYGITEDPYLVFATNAFALLGLRALYFVLHAALSRLVHLSYGLAVILAFIGVKLGLHWAHGIWSGVPEIPTLASLGVIIGVLVVVTLTSLRATRKAEPGPREVVDERR, from the coding sequence ATGAGCGATGTCATGTACCTTTCTGCCGGTTTGTCCTCGGTCGGCACGCCCACCCTCTGGGCGGTCACCATCGTCGGTGTGCTCGTCCTGCTGGTGCTCGACTTCGTGGTCACCCGCCGGCCGCACGAGGTGACGATGCGGGAGGCCCTGGGCTGGTCGGCGTTCTACGTCGCCCTGCCGCTGGCCTTCGGCGGCTGGGTGTGGGCCCAGTACGGCTCCAAACAGGGTGTCGAGTACCTCACCGGTTACCTGGTCGAGAAGTCACTGTCGGTCGACAACCTCTTCGTCTTCATGCTCCTGCTGGCCGCCTTCGCCGTCCCGTCGGCGCTGGCCCAGCGGGTGCTGCTCTACGGCATCGCGGGGGCGCTGGTGCTCCGGGGCGTGTTCATCGCCCTCGGCGCGGCGGCGTTGCAGACCCTCGACTTCGCCTTCCTGCTCTTCGCGATCATCCTGATCGCCACCGCGGCCAAGCTGTTGCGTGACGCGCTCTCCGGCCACGAGCAGGAGGTCGACATCGCCACCATGCGGTCGGTGCGGCTGCTGCGTAAGTTCATGCCGGTCACCGACGAGTACCACGGACCCAGGATGACCGTCCGTCAGCACGGCCGGCGGGCGCTCACCCCGATGGCCCTGGTCGTGGTCGCCGTCCTCGCCACCGACGTGGTGTTCGCCGTCGATTCGGTGCCGGCGGTGTACGGCATCACCGAGGACCCGTACCTGGTCTTCGCCACCAACGCCTTCGCCCTGCTCGGGCTCCGGGCGCTGTACTTCGTGCTGCACGCCGCGCTCAGCCGGCTGGTCCACCTCAGCTACGGCCTGGCGGTCATCCTCGCCTTCATCGGTGTCAAGCTCGGTCTGCACTGGGCGCACGGCATCTGGTCGGGGGTGCCGGAGATCCCGACCCTCGCCTCGCTCGGTGTGATCATCGGTGTGCTGGTGGTGGTCACCCTGACCAGTCTGCGGGCCACCCGCAAGGCCGAACCCGGCCCCCGCGAGGTGGTCGACGAACGGCGGTGA
- a CDS encoding glycosyltransferase family 9 protein, translating to MADRYAEILVVDLLGGIGDLLMLLPAIHGLARRNPYSRLRVLTHEPGAELARVDPAVTEVRTPRHGRPGAERAAVVEALAARRPDLAVTTTRYDGIPDLLLAAAARCVTDLWRGPPPDEPVGARYLRLLHAEGLLTRADLDARPRVHLPAAARAAGETSVGRLVAAADRPAAPPVVLVTDAGMAVKRWPDASWRTLAGRLAADGHPVLAVGAGDDPPGVPLPRGDLPTLAAQFAAVARRGGVVVGPDTGPLRLAAAAGAATVGLFGPTDARRYGVGGGVDLQGLPGCPHRRATAITEQPCWWEAHCPLDPTGPACLADLGVKLVTDAVRAATRQSSPVWRPPPG from the coding sequence ATGGCTGACCGGTACGCCGAGATCCTGGTCGTCGACCTGCTCGGCGGGATCGGTGACCTGCTGATGCTGCTGCCGGCGATCCACGGGCTGGCCCGGCGTAACCCGTACTCCCGCCTGCGCGTGCTCACCCACGAGCCCGGCGCCGAACTGGCCCGTGTCGACCCGGCGGTGACCGAGGTCCGTACCCCGAGGCACGGCCGGCCCGGCGCGGAGCGGGCGGCGGTCGTCGAGGCGCTCGCCGCGCGGCGGCCGGACCTGGCGGTCACCACCACCCGGTACGACGGCATCCCCGACCTGCTGCTCGCCGCCGCTGCCCGCTGCGTCACCGACCTGTGGCGGGGGCCGCCGCCGGACGAGCCGGTCGGAGCCCGCTACCTGCGCCTGCTGCACGCCGAGGGACTGCTGACCCGGGCGGACCTGGACGCGCGGCCCCGGGTCCACCTGCCCGCGGCGGCGCGCGCCGCCGGAGAGACCAGCGTCGGCCGACTGGTCGCCGCCGCCGACCGACCGGCGGCCCCACCGGTCGTGCTGGTCACCGACGCCGGCATGGCGGTGAAGCGATGGCCCGACGCCTCCTGGCGGACGCTCGCCGGCCGGCTCGCCGCCGACGGCCACCCCGTGCTGGCCGTCGGCGCGGGCGACGACCCGCCCGGCGTGCCGCTGCCCCGGGGCGACCTGCCCACCCTTGCCGCGCAGTTCGCCGCCGTGGCCCGCCGGGGCGGGGTGGTCGTCGGGCCGGACACCGGGCCCCTCCGACTCGCCGCTGCGGCGGGCGCGGCGACGGTCGGTCTCTTCGGCCCCACCGACGCGCGCCGGTACGGAGTGGGCGGGGGCGTCGACCTCCAGGGGCTGCCGGGGTGCCCGCACCGCCGGGCCACCGCGATCACCGAACAGCCCTGCTGGTGGGAGGCGCACTGCCCGCTCGACCCGACCGGCCCGGCCTGCCTGGCCGACCTGGGCGTGAAGCTGGTCACCGACGCCGTGCGGGCGGCGACACGCCAGTCGTCCCCGGTGTGGCGGCCCCCGCCGGGCTGA